A genomic window from Salvelinus namaycush isolate Seneca chromosome 5, SaNama_1.0, whole genome shotgun sequence includes:
- the LOC120048370 gene encoding transmembrane protein 106B-like isoform X2: protein MGKSHSLLSKGKDDRGSQSGLTTGPEYIDTQSEEDRKNGDVSQFPYVEFTGRDSVTCPTCQGTGRIPRGQENQLVALIPYSDQRLQPRRTKLYVTVSVFLCLLLVGLAVFFMFPRSIDVCYVGVKSAFVSYDQDKRIVYLNITNTLNITNNNYYTVSLTNITAQVQFSKTVIGKARISNVTTIIPLDKQQRLLHPAVHKGSQHCGHDAGDCDHILLWALGAGLPGDIPVCGLWGQHHLTAWTCEDVSVRQ, encoded by the exons ATGGGGAAGTCACACTCCCTCTTGTCAAAGGGGAAAGACGACCGTGGCAGTCAGAGTGGCCTGACGACTGGTCCAGAGTACATAGATACACAGAGTGAAGAGGATAGAAAGAATGGAGATGTGTCTCAGTTCCCCTATGTGGAATTTACTGGCAGAGACAGTGTCACATGCCCCACATGCCAGGGCACTGGCAGAATACCACGGG GCCAAGAGAACCAGCTTGTGGCTCTGATACCATACAGTGACCAGAGGCTCCAGCCAAGGAGAAC AAAGCTGTATGTCACTGTGTCCGTGTTTCTTTGCCTTCTGCTGGTTGGCCTGGCTGTGTTTTTCATGTTCCCTCGTTCTATCGACGTCTGCTATGTGGGCGTGAAGTCTGCATTCGTCTCCTATGACCAGGACAAACGGATTGTCTATCTCAATATCACG AACACTCTGAACATCACCAATAACAACTACTACACTGTATCCCTGACCAACATCACAGCCCAAGTGCAGTTCTCTAAGACGGTGATTGGGAAGGCCCGTATTAGCAATGTGACGACCATCATACCACTAGATAAGCAGCAG CGACTATTGCACCCTGCAGTCCATAAAGGTTCACAACATTGTGGTCATGATGCA GGTGACTGTGACCACATCCTACTTTGGGCACTCGGAGCAGGTCTCCCAGGAGATATACCAGTATGTGGACTGTGGGGGCAACACCACCTCACTGCATGGACATGTGAAGATGTATCAGTAAGGCAGTGA
- the LOC120048370 gene encoding transmembrane protein 106B-like isoform X1 yields the protein MGKSHSLLSKGKDDRGSQSGLTTGPEYIDTQSEEDRKNGDVSQFPYVEFTGRDSVTCPTCQGTGRIPRGQENQLVALIPYSDQRLQPRRTKLYVTVSVFLCLLLVGLAVFFMFPRSIDVCYVGVKSAFVSYDQDKRIVYLNITNTLNITNNNYYTVSLTNITAQVQFSKTVIGKARISNVTTIIPLDKQQIDYMVPTVIADEMSYMFDYCTLQSIKVHNIVVMMQVTVTTSYFGHSEQVSQEIYQYVDCGGNTTSLHGHVKMYQ from the exons ATGGGGAAGTCACACTCCCTCTTGTCAAAGGGGAAAGACGACCGTGGCAGTCAGAGTGGCCTGACGACTGGTCCAGAGTACATAGATACACAGAGTGAAGAGGATAGAAAGAATGGAGATGTGTCTCAGTTCCCCTATGTGGAATTTACTGGCAGAGACAGTGTCACATGCCCCACATGCCAGGGCACTGGCAGAATACCACGGG GCCAAGAGAACCAGCTTGTGGCTCTGATACCATACAGTGACCAGAGGCTCCAGCCAAGGAGAAC AAAGCTGTATGTCACTGTGTCCGTGTTTCTTTGCCTTCTGCTGGTTGGCCTGGCTGTGTTTTTCATGTTCCCTCGTTCTATCGACGTCTGCTATGTGGGCGTGAAGTCTGCATTCGTCTCCTATGACCAGGACAAACGGATTGTCTATCTCAATATCACG AACACTCTGAACATCACCAATAACAACTACTACACTGTATCCCTGACCAACATCACAGCCCAAGTGCAGTTCTCTAAGACGGTGATTGGGAAGGCCCGTATTAGCAATGTGACGACCATCATACCACTAGATAAGCAGCAG ATTGACTACATGGTTCCCACAGTAATTGCTGATGAGATGAGTTATATGTT CGACTATTGCACCCTGCAGTCCATAAAGGTTCACAACATTGTGGTCATGATGCA GGTGACTGTGACCACATCCTACTTTGGGCACTCGGAGCAGGTCTCCCAGGAGATATACCAGTATGTGGACTGTGGGGGCAACACCACCTCACTGCATGGACATGTGAAGATGTATCAGTAA